ATTTGGTGAAAGAGACCGGCGAAGAAAAGGTCGTCAAGATTAAGTCGATGGCCACGCAGGAAATCGGCTTGAACGAAGCGCTTGCCGACGCCGGCATCACCGCCCGCGAAACCGACCTGGCGGAACTCATCGTTCAGCTTGCCGACGACATGCCGAGCCACATCCTGGTTCCTGCTATCCATCGCAATCGCGAGGATATCCGCGAGATCTTCCTCAATGGAATCCCCGGAGTCGACCCGGATTTGAAAGCCAATCCGGCCGATCTGGCCGAGGCATCCCGTAAGTTCCTGCGCGAGCAGTTTATGGAGGCCAAGGTCGCGATTTCCGGTGCCAACTTCGGTGTGGCCGAAACCGGTACGGTGGCTGTCGTCGAGTCAGAGGGCAATGGCCGCATGTGTCTCACGCTGCCGGAAACACTGATTTCGGTGATGGGGATTGAGAAGCTGCTTCCCACTTTCCAGGACTTGGAAGTATTCTTGCAGCTGCTGCCACGGTCGTCGACAGGCGAGCGTATGAATCCCTACACCTCCCTGTGGACGGGAACCACGGACGGCGACGGCCCGAAGAATTTCCACATTGTGTTGCTGGACAATGGGCGCTCGGCCACCCTTGCAGATCCGATTGGGCGTGAAGCGCTGAAGTGCATTCGCTGCTCGGCATGCCTGAATATCTGCCCGGTGTACGAGCACGTGGGCGGGCACGCTTACGGTTCGGTCTACCCGGGTCCGATTGGTGCAATTTTGTCCCCGCAGCTCACCGGCATGGACTCCTACGATGATCCGAATGCCTCCCTGCCCTATGCATCCTCGCTGTGTGGAGCTTGCTTTGAGGTCTGCCCGGTGCGAATTGATATCCCCGCGGCGCTGCTGGAGCTGCGACACCGTAAGGTCACGGAGCACCGCCCGCCGGTGGAGGGCAAACTCTTTGCCACGCTCGGGTTCATCATGGGCAATCAGAAGCTGTGGGACATGAGCGCTAAGATGACCTCCCTCGCCCGCGTACTCGGGTTGAAGGACGGCGAGATTCACACCCTGCCACTTTTCCTCAGCGGGTGGTCGGATGTGCGTGATACTCCGATTCCGCCGAAGAAGCCGTTCCGCTCACTGTGGGGTTCGGAGGATTTCTCGGCGCAGCTGTCTCGTGAATCGGCAAATCAGGTTCCGACGAAGATTAATGGGCTGTCGGATGACAACAAGCAGCCCGACATGTCCGGCAAGGAGGCCTAGCGATGTCCCATTCCTCAGCATCCGCGAACATTGCCAAAAGCGAAATCCTCGAGCGTATCCGCAATGCTCAGAAGATCGCCTTCGAAGGCCGTGACTTGGCCTCTGACGCAGGCATCGTCACCGGCGAGCCCGGTACACATTTCAACATCCCCCGCGATTACGAACGCTCCTCCGACCTGACGGCCAAGGAGATCATTTCGCTTGCCGACGAACGCATCGCCGATTACAAAGCCGATGTGCGCCGCTGTGGGAGCTCGGCAACTGAAATCAATGAAGCTGTGAAGAAGGCAATTGCTGATGTCGGGGCTTCATTGATTGGTATTCCCGAAGGCCTAGACCGCGAGTGGGTTGCGGGGTTGGAGTCTGGTGGGGGTAAGGCCACCGCCGAGATTCGCGTCGATACAGGTTTCACCGCCGAAGAGCTGGACGAGCTCGACGCGATTGTCACCAGCTCTGCTGTTACCTGCGCCGAGACCGGCACCATTGTTCTGGACGGTTCGGCCACTTCTGGCCGCCGCGCGCTGACCTTGGTGCCGGATATTCACATCTGCGTTGTGCCGGCTTCCACGGTTGTCTACGGCATCCCGGAGGCAATTTCCCGTCTACGCGAGAGTGATCCCACCGCTCCCATCACCATGATTTCGGGACCTTCTGCAACCTCGGACATCGAGCTTGCCCGAGTCGAAGGTGTCCATGGGCCACGCACGCTGATTGTGATTATTGCTGGCCAGTAGCACCAAGGTGAATTGTCATGGGCGACTCGAATTCCTCCGCCAGGCTGTTCCGCTGGAAGAACGGTAACTAAACGTTTCCGCTAGGTGGCCGCTAAAACAAAAATCCCTCAAGCAACCAGGAAAAACCTAATCACTTGAGGGATAGAACGTGCCCCCGAGAGGAGTCGAACCTCCGACCTTCGGTACCGGAAACCGGCGCTCTATCCACTGAGCTACGGGGGCGTGTGGCACAAGTACAACAAGTGCAACGAGAAAAGATGTTACCACTTGGCTGGGGCGATTAGCGAAATGCCCCGCGCCCCAGCCAAATCTCCACTACGCGGCTTCAGAAACCTGGTCTTCCTCAATAGGACACACCACGGGCACGCCCTCGTCATCGAGTACGCGGGCTCGAATTCCATAGACGCGGGCCAAAAGGTCCGGAGTGAGAACGTCAACAGGACTCCCCTGGGCAACCACGTGGCCGTCGTGAAGCATGACAAGCTCATCGCAGTAGCGGGCGGCGAGATTCAGATCGTGGATTGCAACGAGTGCCAAGGAGCTCCGTGAGGCGACCTCCGCGCGGACGAGCTTTAGGAGTTCCACCTGGTGACGCAGGTCGAGGGCGGAGGTGGGTTCGTCGAGAAGCATGATCTCGGGATCGCGGACAAACATCTGCGCGACGGCGACGAGCTGCCGCTGACCGCCGGAGAGCTCGCCGACGAATCTGTCGGCAAGGTGTTCAATGCCAACCTTTCGGAGAGCCACCGCCGTGTGCTCAATCTCTGAGCCACGCACCCGCAGACGCCCGGCGCGCCGCCCGGAGACCAGTACCGATTCGAATGCGGTCAGCGAGGCGCTGGCCGGTAGATCCTGCGGTACGTAGCCGACGACTTCGCGCAGTTCGGAACCGATAACCCGTTCATTGTCACGGGTCAGAACAATCTCCCCGGACATGGGCTTTCGAATCCCCGCCAGCGTGGTCATCAGTGTGGACTTGCCCGCAGCGTTTGGCCCGAGCAAACCCGTCACCGTACCTGGCTTCAGCGTGCGTATTGACGCCCCGCGCAGCACCTTTCGCTTGCCATAGCCTGCAGCTACGTCATTGACATCGAGAAATACGCCCATTAGTTCCACACCGTCCTCTTACGCAGAAAAACCAAGCCGACAAAGAATGGGACACCGACGATTGCGGTAATGATGCCAATCGGCACTGCCACACCCGGCACCACCGTGATGGATACCGCATGAGCTGCCGCAAGCAGCGCCGCGCCCGCCGCCATCGATGCCGGGGCAAAGAAGCGCTGTTCTTCACCGACCAGCATGCGTGCAATGTGTGGGCCGACCAGTCCGATGAAGCCGATGATGCCGGCGAAGGCCACTGCGGTTGCTGCCAGCAGCGAGGCTACAATCAGCGTCGCAATGCGCAGCCTATCCACATTGATGCCCACGGCTTTTGCTCGGGCATCGCCAAGCCGCAACACCGTCAGCGCCCACGCATAGCGGATAGTGAACGGAATAGCGATTAGCAGCGCCGCCGCAATGATACCGTTGGCCACCCAGTTCGCGCGCTGTAGCGAGCCCATCGTCCAGAACACAATCTGCTGGAGCGCCTCGGTAGTCGCGCGGTATTGCAACAGCGCCAACAGCGCTTGGAATAGAAACACCAGACCAATGCCGAGCAGAATCATCGATTCCTTACCCGAGCCGCGCCATACCGACGCCGCCGCCACAATCGCCACAGCGACGACGGATGATACCCAGGCCACGGCCGCCAGGTTGAACTGCGCATGCGGAATAATCACCCAGCCCAGCACAATCGATGCCGCCCCACCGAACGCCGCTGC
The nucleotide sequence above comes from Corynebacterium amycolatum. Encoded proteins:
- a CDS encoding LutB/LldF family L-lactate oxidation iron-sulfur protein — translated: MVAINVGMPALPPRAPHNVGHLRGTRGFTAAAHEELKNTRMRENVGHATRSIRKKRAHVVAEKNDWEQLRLAGSHIKRDVMARLPELLEQFEESVTNAGGHVHWARDAAEANRIITDLVKETGEEKVVKIKSMATQEIGLNEALADAGITARETDLAELIVQLADDMPSHILVPAIHRNREDIREIFLNGIPGVDPDLKANPADLAEASRKFLREQFMEAKVAISGANFGVAETGTVAVVESEGNGRMCLTLPETLISVMGIEKLLPTFQDLEVFLQLLPRSSTGERMNPYTSLWTGTTDGDGPKNFHIVLLDNGRSATLADPIGREALKCIRCSACLNICPVYEHVGGHAYGSVYPGPIGAILSPQLTGMDSYDDPNASLPYASSLCGACFEVCPVRIDIPAALLELRHRKVTEHRPPVEGKLFATLGFIMGNQKLWDMSAKMTSLARVLGLKDGEIHTLPLFLSGWSDVRDTPIPPKKPFRSLWGSEDFSAQLSRESANQVPTKINGLSDDNKQPDMSGKEA
- a CDS encoding LutC/YkgG family protein, with product MSHSSASANIAKSEILERIRNAQKIAFEGRDLASDAGIVTGEPGTHFNIPRDYERSSDLTAKEIISLADERIADYKADVRRCGSSATEINEAVKKAIADVGASLIGIPEGLDREWVAGLESGGGKATAEIRVDTGFTAEELDELDAIVTSSAVTCAETGTIVLDGSATSGRRALTLVPDIHICVVPASTVVYGIPEAISRLRESDPTAPITMISGPSATSDIELARVEGVHGPRTLIVIIAGQ
- a CDS encoding ABC transporter ATP-binding protein translates to MGVFLDVNDVAAGYGKRKVLRGASIRTLKPGTVTGLLGPNAAGKSTLMTTLAGIRKPMSGEIVLTRDNERVIGSELREVVGYVPQDLPASASLTAFESVLVSGRRAGRLRVRGSEIEHTAVALRKVGIEHLADRFVGELSGGQRQLVAVAQMFVRDPEIMLLDEPTSALDLRHQVELLKLVRAEVASRSSLALVAIHDLNLAARYCDELVMLHDGHVVAQGSPVDVLTPDLLARVYGIRARVLDDEGVPVVCPIEEDQVSEAA
- a CDS encoding FecCD family ABC transporter permease; translated protein: MTYTNLHAPASGLDDEPRESTSTNGSGGQESQPATEQHECPSSSTTYDSARQYRRRSARKIAIIAVLVGLAVCAFVVATIVGPMALSVGDVVRGIVSPNDVDETTRTVLWKLRLPASVMAVLIGAALSLAGAQMQTILDNPLAEPFTLGISAAAAFGGAASIVLGWVIIPHAQFNLAAVAWVSSVVAVAIVAAASVWRGSGKESMILLGIGLVFLFQALLALLQYRATTEALQQIVFWTMGSLQRANWVANGIIAAALLIAIPFTIRYAWALTVLRLGDARAKAVGINVDRLRIATLIVASLLAATAVAFAGIIGFIGLVGPHIARMLVGEEQRFFAPASMAAGAALLAAAHAVSITVVPGVAVPIGIITAIVGVPFFVGLVFLRKRTVWN